The DNA window GATAAAGGAATGAGAGTTCCGGATGATGTTATTCTACTGTTTTGTGACGATAACTGGGGCAATGTGAGAAAGCTTCCGGACCTTTCGAAGCCTTTGCATAAAGGGGGTTACGGAATGTATTATCATTTCGATTATGTAGGCGGACCGAGAAATTCTAAGTGGATCAATATCAGTCCGATTCAACGGGTTTGGGAGCAGATGAATCTTTCGTACGAACATAAAGTAGATAAAGTTTGGGTGGTCAACGTGGGTGACTTAAAACCAATGGAATTTCCGATCAGCTTTTTCCTGGAAATGGCGTGGAATCCGAAACAATTTAATTCTAAAAACCTTTTGGAATATACCGAAAAATGGGCTGCACAGCAGTTTGGAGAAAAACATTCAAAGGAAATTGCCAGGATGATTAACCTGTATGCAAAATACAATCGCAGAGTAACTCCGGAAACGCTTGACAGTAAAACATTCAGTCTTGAGAATTATGATGAATTTGAAATGGTATTGAATGACTACAGAGCGTTGGCATTAGATGCATTACGTTTGAAAGACCAGATTCCGGCAGAATATCAGGATGCCTATTATCAGTTGGTTCTATACCCGATCGACGCGTGCAGCAATTTATATGAAATGTATTACGCTGTTGCCAAAAACAAGGAACTGGCAGCTAAAAAAGATATTCAGGCCAACTTCTATGCTGATAAAGTGAAAGATTGTTTTGAAAGAAATGCTTATCTCGACAATAAATATAACAATGAGATTTCCGGAGGAAAATGGACGCATATGATGGATCAAATGAAGATAGGATATAAAGCCTGGTTTGACGGAAAAATAAATATAATGCCTGAAGTGACTTATGTTTCCCAGGCAAACGTACTGAAAGAAAAAGTATTTGCAGAAAGAAGCGGGTATGTTTCTATTGAAGCGGAAAACTTTGCGAGGATGAATAATTCAGACAGGATTCATTGGGAAGTGATCCCTGATTTCGGCAAAACAAAATCAGGAATTACAACTTTTCCACAAAACGCCTATCCTCAATCCGATGAAAATATTTATCTGGAATATGATATTAATTTTGAATCCAAAGGAGAATTTGAAGTTCAGCTTTTGTTGGCACCAACTTTAAATTTTAATCATAATAAAGGATTGCGTTATGAGATTTCATTTGATGGAGAAAAACCCGAGACCGTTAATTTTAATGGACATTACCGTGGAGAATTGGGGAAATGGCAGTCGGAACAAATCATTAAATCAGTGACGAAACATCAGATTTTGCAACCAGGCAAACATACGTTGAGATTTAGGGTTCTGGAGCCGGGAATTGTTTTAGAGAAAATACTTATTGATACAGGAAGTCTTAAACCAAGTTACCTGGGAGCTCCTCAAAGTGATTATTCAGAAAAATAAAAGAAGAGCGTAATTGTTGAAAATTGATGATGGTGAATTTTATGAAGGGATAATTTTCAGAGAGAAGCTGAAATAACGACTTAACAATCATCATAATCTATTCATTAGACACATTTAACACCACAATTTAACAACTTATTACTATGAAAAAAATCTTCAAATTAATACTTGTAATGATTACAGGTATTGCAATTTCAGTACAGCTGAATGCACAAAATGTGCAGGCAAAAGTAAAAATTGATAAGAATATTGCTTATCAGAAAATTACAGGTTTCGGCGGTTTTGTTTGTAGTCCACAGTTTGGGTACAATCATATGACTACCACAGAGATCCAAAAACTCTGGGGTGCAGGGAGTGAAGGAGGGTATAATATAATGCGCCTTTATATTCCCGAGCAAAGCAGCAATTGGAGCACTGCTCTTGCAACGGCCCAGCTGGCTAAATCAATGGGTCTTACCATTTTTGCCAGTCCATGGACAATGCCGGCAGCATGGAAAACCAATAACCATGTCAATGCTGTTTATACTGATCCAAACGGTGTCCAGCAAATAGGCTATCTGAAACCTGAAAATTATCAGGATTATGCTTTGTATCTCAACAATTTTGTAACTTATATGCAAAATAATGGGGTAACATTAGATTACATATCTATACAAAATGAGCCCGATGAAATGGCACAGTATCAAGGGTGTATCTGGACTCCGACACAAATAGCCACCTTTGTTAAAAATTATGGACATCTCATCAATTGCAAGGTAATAGCACCCGAAAGTGTTGGTTTTACAGATAATTTTGCCAATGCATTTTTGGATCCTGCGGTGATGGCTAACTTTGAGGTGTACGGAGGTCATCAATATGGCTCAATGCAGTCTGTGTACAAGCAGTTTCAAAATTATAACAAAGAAATATGGCAGACAGAATATCTGATCAATTGGAACTCATCAAGTAGTTCAGCTCCACGAGATTTTGCATGGAATACGGATGGTTTCACTTTTGCAAGAAGTGTTAATAATGCATTGCTTGGAAATGTAAATGCATGGATTCATTATAGCTCTAAAAGGTACTATGGTCTTATGGGAGACGGCTCATACGGAACAGTTTCCGGGGACATGACCAAAAGAGGATATATTCTATCTCAATATGCTAAAAATACAACGGGAAAAACAAGGATAGATGCAAAATGGGAAACCTCCGGTGGAACATTGGAAGGATCTTCTTATATCTCGCTGGACGGAAACCAGATCACCCTTGTTGTTATCAATTCTTCTTCCAGCACGTATGATCTTAAAGTTGATCTGCCATTCTTTACTACTTCAGGGACACAGACAACCACATCGCAATCCTTGAATATGGCCTCATCACCTTTCTCTTTCAATACGGCGAGCTTCCGTCCGACGGTTCAGGTGAGCCCTTCTAGTGTAATGACTTTTGTTTTTAATAAAAGCGGTGACAGACCAATATCCTTAATGACGGGCGGTGATGTTCATTATAATAAAATTGAAACTCAGATTCCAACCAATTCAGCGTTTGGTATTAATTACCAGCTTAGCGGAAAGACAGTTACCTTCTATAATTCCACCCCATTGATAAGCTCAAATACAGATGCTACCAGTGGATATTTAAATCTTGATGACCGTTACAACAAGTTAGTTTTTAATATACTGA is part of the Chryseobacterium paludis genome and encodes:
- a CDS encoding glycosyl hydrolase 115 family protein, which produces MNRLPILFLFVLLFGACCHLQATERFITTEKTNDAILLKDKSVRISLYAKAQMDAGIMRAVKNLQTDFQKVTGEQPNILNQISGVNSPLIIIGTIGTKSVIDDLIKQKKIDGKSLTGKTEKYIIQNISNPFPGVSEAIVIAGSDKRGTIYGIYEVSKQIGVSPWNYWADVPVEKKENLYFKKGIYTDGEPGVKYRGIFLNDEEPSLGSWARATFGGINSKFYEKVFELILRLKGNYLWPAMWGKAFYDDDPLSGPLANEMGIVMGTSHHEPMAQAQTDWHRYIKRNNLPNVWDYSKNAKVLQEFWKAGIMRSENWEKLVTVGMRGDGDEAMGEGTNISLLESIVEDQRKIIANVTGKKADKTPQVWALYKEVQDYYDKGMRVPDDVILLFCDDNWGNVRKLPDLSKPLHKGGYGMYYHFDYVGGPRNSKWINISPIQRVWEQMNLSYEHKVDKVWVVNVGDLKPMEFPISFFLEMAWNPKQFNSKNLLEYTEKWAAQQFGEKHSKEIARMINLYAKYNRRVTPETLDSKTFSLENYDEFEMVLNDYRALALDALRLKDQIPAEYQDAYYQLVLYPIDACSNLYEMYYAVAKNKELAAKKDIQANFYADKVKDCFERNAYLDNKYNNEISGGKWTHMMDQMKIGYKAWFDGKINIMPEVTYVSQANVLKEKVFAERSGYVSIEAENFARMNNSDRIHWEVIPDFGKTKSGITTFPQNAYPQSDENIYLEYDINFESKGEFEVQLLLAPTLNFNHNKGLRYEISFDGEKPETVNFNGHYRGELGKWQSEQIIKSVTKHQILQPGKHTLRFRVLEPGIVLEKILIDTGSLKPSYLGAPQSDYSEK
- a CDS encoding T9SS type A sorting domain-containing protein — translated: MKKIFKLILVMITGIAISVQLNAQNVQAKVKIDKNIAYQKITGFGGFVCSPQFGYNHMTTTEIQKLWGAGSEGGYNIMRLYIPEQSSNWSTALATAQLAKSMGLTIFASPWTMPAAWKTNNHVNAVYTDPNGVQQIGYLKPENYQDYALYLNNFVTYMQNNGVTLDYISIQNEPDEMAQYQGCIWTPTQIATFVKNYGHLINCKVIAPESVGFTDNFANAFLDPAVMANFEVYGGHQYGSMQSVYKQFQNYNKEIWQTEYLINWNSSSSSAPRDFAWNTDGFTFARSVNNALLGNVNAWIHYSSKRYYGLMGDGSYGTVSGDMTKRGYILSQYAKNTTGKTRIDAKWETSGGTLEGSSYISLDGNQITLVVINSSSSTYDLKVDLPFFTTSGTQTTTSQSLNMASSPFSFNTASFRPTVQVSPSSVMTFVFNKSGDRPISLMTGGDVHYNKIETQIPTNSAFGINYQLSGKTVTFYNSTPLISSNTDATSGYLNLDDRYNKLVFNILNYTTTNLPTSSNTTLYYVDANGTVRSYNYGSIAFPAPGSGSFDLVFDISRTVLPYGCKGIIGLRSGNYSSILTLTLGDVYFNVGNERASKFAAAYSLTDSNLTDALENEYYTSIDFRDVTGNTSADTWNSGSSNRNSIFYINGSVSNNNINVISGNSCQNLTLSDLGKDFQVPFGFTASSAKYTRTFNGYGIVLLPFQAAIPSGVTAYMMQPGFGSVVCTQISNGIIPANVPVLINATGSKTFTGSGAVFTPKAITINQINGVYQSVKVAAGGYVLKTESGVTGFYKVTAGNEPTVGSFQGYLTENNVYTNNLLPLSFATLKVSSVVEAKNDIILYPNPARNEIFVDWKSSDAVYSISDARGGTVSYHTKLSRGKNRIDISKLPSGVYFIEISGLEESIKTKFIKQ